One genomic segment of Deltaproteobacteria bacterium includes these proteins:
- a CDS encoding ATP-binding protein, translating into MRFAPRDLAPELRRALKAFPALVLTGPRRAGKTSLLRRLFPRASYFLLEDPDVVARLRSDPQGFLDAVRTPAILDEVQNVPEVFSYVRTRIDRSPGRKGQWLLTGSQEAPLMQGVTESMAGRAAVLQLLPLSARESPRVTLLQGGYPEAVSSPARAGLWFSSYVQTYLERDVRAVTAVRDLSTFRRFLSLLAARHGQVLNKSDIAAPLGVSVPTVGQWLGVLETTAQILIVPPFYENLGKRLIKSPKVFIADSGLACHLLGIETARELAKSPFLGALFEGFVASEIVKHQVNHARRRELYYFRDEQGLEVDFIVPGRAGRITLVECKAGKTVVPAMASALQRLGAAFRKRRGAPAGGARMLLVHQRPKAGTSTQALAPGVRALAWEDLVDEL; encoded by the coding sequence ATGCGATTCGCCCCTCGAGATCTCGCTCCCGAGCTCCGGCGCGCCCTGAAGGCGTTTCCGGCGCTCGTGCTCACCGGACCGCGGCGCGCCGGGAAGACGTCGTTGCTCCGCAGGCTCTTCCCGCGCGCCAGCTACTTCCTTCTCGAGGACCCGGACGTCGTCGCGCGGCTGCGCTCGGATCCGCAGGGCTTTCTCGACGCGGTGCGGACGCCTGCGATCCTCGACGAAGTGCAGAACGTGCCGGAGGTGTTCTCGTACGTGCGCACGCGGATCGATCGCAGCCCGGGTCGCAAAGGACAGTGGCTTCTCACCGGCTCGCAGGAGGCGCCGCTGATGCAAGGCGTGACGGAGTCGATGGCCGGCCGCGCCGCGGTGCTGCAGCTGCTGCCGCTCTCGGCGCGCGAGTCGCCCCGCGTGACGCTCCTACAAGGCGGCTATCCCGAGGCGGTTTCGAGCCCGGCACGAGCGGGACTGTGGTTCAGCTCGTACGTGCAGACGTACCTCGAGCGAGACGTGCGGGCGGTGACAGCGGTGCGGGATCTCTCGACCTTCCGGCGCTTCCTCTCCCTGCTCGCAGCGCGACACGGCCAGGTTCTGAACAAGAGTGACATCGCAGCGCCGCTCGGGGTCAGCGTCCCCACGGTCGGCCAATGGCTCGGCGTGCTCGAGACGACCGCGCAGATCCTGATCGTCCCGCCGTTCTACGAGAACCTGGGCAAGCGACTCATCAAATCGCCCAAGGTGTTCATCGCCGACTCGGGCCTCGCCTGCCATCTGCTCGGGATCGAGACGGCGCGCGAGCTCGCGAAGTCGCCGTTCCTCGGCGCGCTCTTCGAGGGCTTCGTCGCCTCTGAGATCGTGAAGCATCAGGTCAATCACGCGCGCCGGCGCGAGCTCTACTACTTTCGGGACGAGCAGGGTCTGGAGGTCGACTTCATCGTGCCGGGCCGCGCCGGCCGCATCACGCTCGTCGAGTGCAAGGCGGGCAAGACAGTTGTTCCGGCAATGGCGTCAGCGCTGCAACGGCTCGGCGCGGCATTTCGCAAGCGCCGCGGCGCGCCGGCAGGTGGCGCCCGAATGCTGCTCGTGCACCAGCGACCGAAGGCGGGAACCTCGACCCAGGCGCTGGCGCCCGGTGTCCGCGCGCTCGCCTGGGAGGATCTGGTCGACGAGCTCTAG
- a CDS encoding nicotinate-nucleotide adenylyltransferase, whose amino-acid sequence MKLGVLGGTFNPIHLAHLRLAEEMREALSLERVLLVPAGDPPLKRAEIAPAAQRLEMVRRACSGNPALEVCDLELLRAGPSYSVDTLAELRARTPAAELWFIVGADTLADLESWREPERLFTLAHFAVATRPGHAQRLRDLLPATLLRAFRDGPDGLVHECGSELRAVPFTPLSISASDIRRRVARGASIRYLVPDEVLEYVRKHQLYREKEDD is encoded by the coding sequence GTGAAGCTCGGCGTTCTCGGCGGAACCTTCAATCCGATCCATCTTGCGCATCTCCGGCTCGCCGAGGAGATGCGCGAGGCGCTCTCGCTAGAGCGGGTCCTGCTCGTGCCTGCCGGCGATCCGCCGCTGAAGCGCGCGGAAATCGCGCCGGCGGCGCAGCGGCTCGAGATGGTCCGCCGCGCCTGCTCCGGAAATCCTGCGCTCGAGGTCTGCGACCTCGAGCTGCTCCGCGCCGGGCCGAGCTACAGCGTCGACACGCTGGCCGAGCTTCGCGCGCGGACGCCCGCCGCCGAGCTCTGGTTCATCGTCGGCGCGGACACGCTGGCCGATCTCGAGAGCTGGCGCGAGCCGGAGCGGCTCTTCACGCTGGCCCACTTCGCCGTGGCGACGCGGCCGGGGCACGCGCAGCGGCTTCGCGACCTGCTGCCGGCAACGCTCTTGCGCGCGTTTCGCGACGGGCCAGACGGCTTGGTCCACGAGTGCGGAAGCGAGCTGCGCGCGGTTCCGTTCACCCCGCTTTCGATTTCGGCGTCCGACATCCGCCGGCGGGTCGCCCGCGGAGCTTCGATCCGGTACCTCGTCCCCGACGAGGTGCTCGAGTACGTCCGGAAGCATCAACTCTATCGAGAGAAGGAGGACGATTGA
- a CDS encoding glutamate-5-semialdehyde dehydrogenase translates to MSPTELVTELTRRAKAASERVAELASDPKDAALRLAADRLEASSAAIVRENARDLEAGRARGLDAAMLDRLALDAGRIAAIANGLREVAALPDPVGEVTRMWNRPSGLQVGRMRIPLGVILVIYESRPNVTADVAALCLKSGNATILRGGSEAIHSNRALAGVLRGAFAEAGVPEDALQLVPTTEREIVDALLEREGEIDLVIPRGGESLIRRVAEKSRIPVIKHYNGICHVYLDEFAEPKMAREIALNSKCQRVSVCNAAETLLIHAKLAKTVLPDVLGALAAHGVELRACERTRAEFPSARAASEQDYRTEWLARTMSVRMVDSLDQAIDHIRRYGSNHTETIVTQDVTRARAFLRRVNSSSVFVNASTRFADGFQLGLGAEVGVSTTKMHWYGPMGLEGLTTQKFIAYGEGTILE, encoded by the coding sequence ATGAGCCCCACCGAGCTCGTTACGGAGCTGACGCGTCGCGCCAAGGCCGCCTCGGAGCGGGTGGCGGAGCTTGCGAGCGATCCGAAGGACGCCGCGCTGCGGCTCGCGGCCGACCGGCTCGAGGCGTCGTCCGCCGCGATCGTTCGCGAGAACGCGCGCGACCTCGAGGCAGGCCGCGCTCGCGGGCTCGACGCGGCCATGCTCGACCGGCTCGCGCTCGACGCCGGGCGGATCGCAGCGATCGCAAACGGGCTGCGCGAGGTCGCGGCGCTTCCCGATCCGGTCGGCGAGGTGACGCGGATGTGGAACCGGCCGAGCGGCCTGCAGGTCGGGCGGATGCGGATTCCGCTCGGCGTGATCCTGGTGATCTACGAGTCGCGCCCGAACGTGACGGCCGACGTCGCGGCGCTGTGCCTGAAGAGCGGCAACGCGACGATCCTGCGCGGCGGTTCGGAGGCGATCCACTCCAACCGCGCCCTCGCCGGCGTGCTGCGCGGCGCGTTCGCCGAGGCGGGCGTGCCCGAGGATGCGCTGCAGCTGGTGCCGACCACGGAGCGCGAGATCGTCGACGCGCTGCTCGAGCGCGAGGGCGAGATCGACCTGGTGATCCCGCGCGGGGGCGAGAGCCTGATCCGGCGCGTCGCCGAGAAGTCGCGCATTCCGGTGATCAAGCACTACAACGGCATCTGCCACGTCTACCTGGACGAGTTCGCCGAGCCCAAGATGGCGCGAGAGATCGCGCTGAACTCGAAGTGCCAGCGCGTCTCGGTCTGCAACGCGGCGGAGACGCTGCTGATCCACGCGAAGCTCGCGAAGACCGTGCTGCCCGACGTGCTGGGCGCGCTGGCCGCGCACGGCGTCGAGCTTCGCGCCTGCGAGCGCACGCGCGCGGAGTTCCCGTCGGCGCGCGCGGCGAGCGAGCAGGACTACCGGACCGAGTGGCTGGCCAGGACGATGTCGGTGCGAATGGTCGACTCGCTCGACCAGGCGATCGACCACATCCGCCGCTACGGCTCCAATCACACCGAGACGATCGTCACGCAGGACGTGACGCGCGCGCGGGCCTTCCTGCGCCGCGTGAACTCGAGCTCGGTGTTCGTGAACGCGAGCACGCGCTTCGCGGACGGATTCCAGCTCGGTCTGGGCGCCGAGGTCGGCGTCTCGACCACGAAGATGCACTGGTACGGCCCGATGGGCCTGGAGGGACTCACCACGCAGAAGTTCATCGCGTACGGTGAGGGAACGATCCTCGAGTGA
- the rsfS gene encoding ribosome silencing factor, protein MALRLASALDDKKGLEVRVLDLRGVCGFADYFVLATGTSARHVRTLAEAAIDAALQSGAKPRGIEGKPIGTWVLVDLGDVVVHVFQEEQREFFGLERLWGDAEELPVEHAAGAAL, encoded by the coding sequence CTGGCCCTGCGACTCGCCTCGGCGCTCGACGACAAGAAAGGCTTGGAGGTGCGCGTGCTCGATCTGCGCGGTGTCTGCGGCTTCGCGGACTACTTCGTGCTCGCGACGGGCACGTCCGCCCGCCACGTCCGCACGCTCGCGGAGGCGGCGATCGACGCCGCGCTGCAGAGCGGCGCGAAGCCGCGCGGCATCGAGGGCAAGCCGATCGGCACCTGGGTCCTGGTCGACCTGGGCGACGTTGTGGTGCACGTCTTCCAGGAGGAGCAGCGCGAGTTCTTCGGCCTGGAGCGGCTCTGGGGCGACGCCGAGGAGCTCCCCGTCGAGCACGCGGCCGGAGCTGCGCTGTGA